Proteins from a genomic interval of Leifsonia shinshuensis:
- a CDS encoding potassium channel family protein yields MTLQHWRHLTEWPLTAAAAVFLVAYAWEVIGDLHGSQLAVAETVIWITWAVFLIDYFVCLALAPQRWRWFYTHLFDLAIVVLPMLRPLRLLRLVTILAILQRSAGAAFRGRVIVYVVGAGGLLIFTAALAALDAERGMPGAHIETFPQAVWWAFETISTVGYGDYVPVTEVGKLVAVGLMIGGIATLGIVTATLASWIVERVAQTEIDMRAATRGQIRELSKQISELKALLDEKSA; encoded by the coding sequence ATGACACTCCAACACTGGCGCCACCTCACCGAGTGGCCACTCACCGCGGCCGCCGCGGTGTTCCTCGTCGCCTATGCGTGGGAGGTCATCGGCGACCTCCACGGGTCCCAGCTCGCCGTCGCGGAGACCGTAATCTGGATCACCTGGGCCGTCTTCCTGATCGACTACTTCGTGTGCCTCGCCCTCGCCCCGCAGCGCTGGCGCTGGTTCTACACGCACCTGTTCGACCTCGCCATCGTCGTGCTGCCGATGCTGCGCCCGCTGCGGCTGCTGCGGCTCGTGACGATTCTCGCCATCCTGCAGCGCAGCGCGGGCGCGGCTTTCCGCGGTCGGGTCATCGTCTACGTCGTCGGCGCGGGCGGTCTGCTCATCTTCACCGCTGCGCTCGCGGCGCTGGACGCCGAGCGCGGGATGCCGGGCGCGCACATCGAGACCTTCCCGCAGGCCGTCTGGTGGGCTTTCGAGACCATCTCGACGGTCGGCTACGGCGACTACGTCCCGGTCACCGAGGTGGGCAAGCTGGTCGCCGTCGGCCTGATGATCGGCGGCATCGCGACCCTCGGCATCGTGACGGCGACGCTGGCCTCCTGGATCGTCGAGCGGGTCGCGCAGACCGAGATCGACATGCGCGCGGCGACCCGCGGGCAGATCCGCGAGCTCTCGAAGCAGATCTCGGAGCTCAAGGCGCTCCTCGAC